One genomic region from Actinocatenispora thailandica encodes:
- a CDS encoding MarR family winged helix-turn-helix transcriptional regulator, giving the protein MDNDPALLPERLRSMPSRLLAQAGGYAQRTSADALAAFGLRQHHYALLAALAEFGPASQSALSDRTGVYRSDLVGALNELGERGLVSRSPDPGDRRRNVVSISAAGRQQLRRLDTALRQAQERLLAPLAAADRQRLLELLGRLLAGREH; this is encoded by the coding sequence ATGGACAACGACCCGGCGCTGCTGCCCGAACGGCTGCGCAGCATGCCCAGCCGGCTGCTTGCCCAGGCCGGCGGGTACGCGCAGCGCACCTCGGCCGACGCGCTCGCCGCGTTCGGCCTGCGGCAGCACCACTACGCGCTGCTCGCCGCGCTCGCCGAGTTCGGCCCGGCGAGCCAGTCCGCGCTCAGTGACCGCACCGGCGTCTACCGCAGCGACCTGGTCGGCGCGCTCAACGAACTCGGCGAGCGCGGCCTGGTGTCCCGCTCCCCCGACCCGGGCGATCGCCGGCGCAACGTGGTGAGCATCAGCGCCGCCGGCCGGCAGCAGCTGCGCCGGCTGGACACCGCGCTGCGGCAGGCGCAGGAACGGCTGCTGGCACCGCTGGCGGCGGCGGACCGGCAGCGGCTGCTGGAGCTGCTCGGCCGGCTGCTGGCCGGTCGCGAGCACTGA
- a CDS encoding DUF5709 domain-containing protein: MTQADDDPDARQSDEVSDDGVLDTDETLLSDQPSDDPLDTGIEPPDHWSEVNRFGMTPAEERRGESLEQLLSEEEPDVAPDAVDDRWADGPDPRSGRLRDTGEEMTGVDVGVDAGAASAEEAAVHWVDEDTDRAAEFDDADEYETLPEAVRNTELDQQRDRDPDPNDPYRP, translated from the coding sequence ATGACGCAGGCGGACGACGACCCGGACGCGCGGCAGAGCGACGAGGTCTCCGACGACGGCGTCCTGGACACCGACGAGACGCTGCTGTCCGACCAGCCGTCCGACGACCCGCTCGACACCGGCATCGAGCCGCCCGACCACTGGTCGGAGGTCAACCGGTTCGGCATGACGCCGGCCGAGGAGCGGCGCGGCGAGTCGCTGGAGCAGCTGCTGTCCGAGGAGGAACCGGACGTGGCGCCGGACGCGGTCGACGACCGCTGGGCCGACGGCCCCGATCCGCGTTCCGGCCGGCTGCGCGACACCGGGGAGGAGATGACCGGCGTCGACGTCGGCGTCGATGCCGGGGCGGCGAGCGCCGAGGAGGCCGCGGTGCACTGGGTCGACGAGGACACCGACCGGGCCGCGGAGTTCGACGACGCCGACGAGTACGAGACGCTGCCGGAGGCGGTCCGCAACACCGAGCTGGACCAGCAACGCGACCGCGACCCGGACCCGAACGACCCGTACCGTCCCTGA
- a CDS encoding MFS transporter encodes MDRRALVLVAVLLSTVTFPLTITGASVALPDIRSDLGAGLAGTQWVVNGYNATFAAFLVVTGSLADLLGRRRVYLTGLTLYVATGVASALSGNVLLLDAVRLLGGVGAAAAVTGGAALLSAAFPGPARARAFGLLRTMLGAGLAFGPSIGGLLVSHLGWRAVFAVPAGIASCALLLALAIPRPADRPPARRIDWAGGALFTGALLTVIAVLVEAPDAGFGHPVIIAGWVLAAALAVGFVAVERRADDPVVELRLLTNPRFASYATAAATLVVVLVPLLVYLPSYLISVAGVGAGTAGLWLLLLTGPTVLLPTVSGLVARWVPTVAIAVGAIVLCGIGALLVTRIGPHTGPAGLALPLILVGAGTGLTQGLLDGRAIDTVRAEAAGAASGLFQTSRLASETVGIAVVGAILAALSGDRLAGAGYTRALHVVGVVLAGVCVAGAIGVLALSRRRARIPSAATESARC; translated from the coding sequence GTGGACCGACGTGCGCTGGTGTTGGTCGCCGTGTTGCTGTCCACGGTGACGTTTCCGCTGACCATCACCGGGGCGTCGGTGGCGCTGCCGGACATCCGTAGCGACCTGGGCGCCGGGCTGGCGGGCACCCAGTGGGTCGTCAACGGGTACAACGCGACGTTCGCCGCGTTCCTGGTGGTGACCGGCTCGCTGGCCGACCTGCTCGGCCGCCGGCGGGTCTATCTGACCGGCCTCACGCTGTACGTGGCGACCGGGGTGGCCAGCGCACTGTCCGGCAACGTGCTGCTGCTCGACGCGGTACGCCTGCTCGGCGGGGTCGGCGCGGCCGCCGCGGTCACCGGCGGCGCGGCGCTGCTGTCCGCGGCGTTTCCCGGCCCGGCCCGGGCCCGCGCGTTCGGGCTGCTCCGCACGATGCTCGGCGCCGGGCTGGCGTTCGGCCCGTCCATCGGCGGCCTGCTCGTGTCGCACCTGGGATGGCGCGCCGTCTTCGCGGTACCGGCCGGCATCGCGAGCTGCGCGCTGCTGCTCGCGCTCGCCATCCCGCGGCCGGCCGACCGGCCGCCGGCACGCCGGATCGACTGGGCCGGTGGCGCACTGTTCACCGGTGCGCTGCTGACCGTCATCGCGGTCCTGGTCGAAGCGCCCGACGCCGGCTTCGGCCATCCGGTGATCATCGCCGGGTGGGTGCTCGCCGCCGCGCTCGCGGTCGGCTTCGTGGCGGTGGAGCGTCGCGCCGACGATCCCGTCGTCGAGCTGCGGCTGCTCACCAATCCGCGCTTCGCCTCGTACGCGACCGCCGCCGCCACCCTGGTCGTGGTGCTGGTGCCGCTGCTGGTGTACCTGCCGTCCTACCTGATCTCGGTGGCCGGTGTCGGCGCCGGTACCGCCGGGCTGTGGCTGCTGCTGCTCACCGGCCCGACGGTACTGCTGCCGACGGTCAGCGGACTGGTCGCGCGGTGGGTGCCGACGGTGGCGATCGCGGTCGGCGCGATCGTGCTGTGCGGGATCGGTGCCCTGCTGGTGACCCGGATCGGGCCGCACACCGGGCCGGCCGGGCTCGCCCTGCCGCTGATCCTGGTCGGCGCCGGTACCGGGCTGACCCAGGGGCTGCTGGACGGCCGCGCGATCGACACCGTCCGGGCGGAGGCGGCCGGCGCTGCCTCGGGGCTGTTCCAGACCTCCCGGCTGGCGTCCGAGACGGTCGGGATCGCGGTGGTCGGTGCGATCCTCGCCGCGCTGTCCGGGGACCGGCTCGCCGGCGCCGGGTACACCCGCGCGCTGCACGTGGTCGGGGTGGTGCTCGCCGGGGTCTGCGTGGCCGGCGCGATCGGCGTACTCGCCCTGTCCCGCCGCCGGGCCCGGATCCCCAGCGCCGCAACCGAATCCGCACGCTGCTGA